In the Blautia coccoides genome, TTCCATCAAAAAAAAATATAATAAGCGGTACTGCAACAAGAAGTACTCTCTTTGGTGTTAACCCTTGCTCTGCAAGCCAATACATTCTAACTTATATTATCCTCTCTCTCCAAATCATATATCAAACACTTGATGCATTATACCCGTCTTTCACACAAAATTTATTGATACGTCCTCCTTTATTATACAATCTCTTATCGTTTTTTTCCATCTCTTTTATCACAAAATACGGAGCAGTTCCCCACTCCGTATCCACATTACCGATATACAATTTCCTTCAACACAATTTCTACCGCTGAACACTTAATATTATTCATCATTCCAACCCATTCCATCTGATTCTCTGCCTTAAGCTGTTCAGTCACACCCCACCTTTCCATCATCTGCTTAATCAGCATCTCTATCCGCTGCTCACACTCCACATCTACATCGTATAAATGCTCATTCAGACCACCATTTAGAAGTAATCTAAGATATTCTACTTCCCGATATTCCTGCAAATATCTTCTCCTCATACGCCCATACTTCCCAAGCGGATAATCCGTCCCCTCCGCCAACCCCAATTCTGGATAATACACCCCATCTTCTCCCAACCTGTAACTAATCCTATTCTCTCCAACAATGTGCTTTTTCATCTGACCTCTCCTCCTATCTCGCCCCTCTATCCCTTCTCTGGACAGAGCTACGATTGCGTTCTCTTTGTTTTATCTGTTCTTCATGCTGTTTTAGCCTTGCGCGAACGCTTCTCGGCTGTTCTTTTCTGCCTTCACCATATGTCTGTTCCCAGTCACTAACCGCCTGCCTGTACCACGTATATTCTGCTCTTGATTTCTCATGTTCCACCAGAAATGCCCTCACATTTTGATAGCCACATGATGTGACAATATCGGCTAATCGCTGTTTCATCGGCTCTAATTGCTCCCTTGTCTCCTTAATTTCTCCCTGTAATTCCTTACGCCTTTTCCCTTTAAAAATACCTTTGCACTCCTGCAATTCCATTTCCAGATTTCTAAGTCTCTGCTCTTTCTGTGAGATTTCCCTATTCTGCTGTTGTAACTTCACATAAATCGTTTCCAATCTTGGATATTCCGCTGCACGAACAGACTTTTCCGGTTTAGCCGGGATTTCTTCCTCTGATACCTTTACCACTTCTTTTGACCGCCCAGCCTGCTTCACAGAGGGTACTATCTCAAGCTTCGCTGAAACCGCATCTGCTTTTTCAACAAACTTCTTGGACAAGTCAATAATCTGCATAATAAGTAGTTCCAACACCCGAATTGCCATTTCTATGATAATAGCAAACAGTTCTGGTCTACTGCCAGACCACCCAATAGATTGACTGACTTTTCCAGCAATTTGCACCTTTCTGACCTCAATAATTTGTTGTTCCGGCACTCCGCTGATCAATGCCCTATCAACGGTCTGATTCCACTTTTGCCGCTGTAAATTATCAGCCTCCATCTGCTCTGCTTTCGGATTGTTCTTTCCAATCTTTTTCATCGGAAGATAGGCACTCTTGCGGTCAAACACCTTTAATTTTTCCTTGTCATCTCTAACGTAAATATTGATAAGTTCCGTATAGGATTTCTTTACCTCATCCAGAAAACTATCGTTTTTAAATCGACTATCTTTTATGGTAAATAATTTCCGCTCATATACCTCGCCTTTTGGAATAATCTTGCATCCTTCTCTTATCTGACCGTTGCCATCCAATATTTCTTTTTTAGTTCTAACGTGCCTGCCAGTCTCATCATAAAACATATTTCTGGTGGCAACCTTTTCTATCGGCTTTTCCAACAGTTTCCGTTCAGAAAAGATAAGATGGATATGATAATTGGTCTTTCGTTTATTATGGTGTAATGCAGAGATACACTCCACACCATAATTCCGACGGAAATGATTCGTAAATACTTCCAATAGCACACTTGGGTTATAATCCACGAAACTCTCTGGCAGAGCAATAATTAATTCTCTGGATTCAATACACTTTCCATCTGTTCCACTTTTAATAAATTCCTCTTGGTTGCATTTCGCCAATTCCCTCCAGAATTTTCTATCTGTAGTTTCATAAACTGCATAAAGATTCTCCTGTCTTGCATGGCTGGAAATGTAATTGATTCTTCCCATCAAATTTGTCAATTTTGACATTTGTATAAATGAATTTCTTGCTATTAGCAACACCTCTTTCTAACTGCATCGTAACACATCTGCCACTGTGAGCAGGTGCATAGACACCTGTTTACGAACTCAATACTGTCACCGGCACAAGGTCTACGCTTTGGCCCGCACTTAACAAGTGCCACTGGCACTTAGTGCCCTCGGCAGAGCGAAATACCCGGAGCATAAACGAAGTTTGTGCGATGGGTGTATTTCGCTTCTCAAACGCCGAAGCGGCTTAGAAGCTACCAAACATTAAGAGCTGCTATCACTCGTGATCTTATCTTGGGCGTATCCGCCCATTCTACATGCTCGTTTCCAAGACTTTTAGGAACAAAACACTTTGCAAATTCCTTGTTCAATACCTATACTCCTCTGGCTTCACATCCAACATTTCCTCTTGTCTATATAAAACAGGGGCGTGCCACGCTCCTGTTAATATCACCGAAGAAGAAATTACCAACGGAAACTCTCTGGTACTCCACGCTTATCCAGATATTCCTGTCTGGCTTTTTGCTTTTCCTCCTCTGTCGGTGCAGTCTTATATTTGGAATATAATAACCGCATCGTAATCGAATCCATCTTATCCATCAATCCTTTTTCAATCTCTGGCTGCACCTCCTCCATATCGAGTAGGTGGTATTTCATCAACAATATAAATAATTCCTCCGGTATCTGTATCTGCTTCATTTTTCATTCTCCTTGTAAAGCGGACGACTGCTTATCTTCGTTCAAGTCCGCAACAATGCAATGTCTATAATCTTTGCAACCTTGCAATACCCATCTCCGCAATTTATATACAGTCTGCATTGTTGCGTTCTTCCCTATTGTGGCTGTATATTATCCAGTTCCCAATACCATGAATTGTTGATCTTCTTGGCTTTGATTTTTAGTTCCTTCTTGGCATTTTCCAATGTCCTTTTAGAAATACCCTGTTCATCAGCCAGATTAAAAATCTCTTTGCTTTGCATGGCATTATTGGTTTCAGCCAGTTCCCGAAGCAACTGCTTTGCCTGCTCCAATTTGTTTGCTCTAGGTGCTAATCCCCCAAGTAATTCATCGGCTGTAATTTCATAATCACCCAACCAACAAAAACCGCCTTCTTCCAATCCAAAGGCTTTAGGATGTCCAAATGGCGCCAGATTATTTTTTATCTGTACAACCGCCCTGATATTTGCCTGTCCTTCCACTCTGCCTACCAGCAGAACACTTCTTGCTACTGCAAAGAAATCAATCGAACCCATACCTCTATATGCCGCCTTGGTTCCTGCTGCCTTATTCATATGACCGATAAGAACAATGGCGCACTTGTACTTCTCTGCCAATAGTCCCAGCTTCTTTGTCATATCCCTTGCTTCATTCGCCCGGTTCATATCCATCCCACCGCCTAAATAGGCTTGTATCGGGTCTAAAATGAGCAACCGGGCATTCGTCTTAATAATCGCTTCTTCCAGCCTTTCGTCCACCATAGAAAGCGATTTTTCACTTTCATCAATAACCACTATTTTCTCGCAATCTGCTCCTGCCGCTTCAAGTCTTGGCTTGACTGTATCTGCCAATCCATCCTCTGCGGTCTGGTAGATAATATTCATTGGCTCCAATATCTGCATGGTTTCATCCATACCAATTCCCTTTGATAACTTAGCTGCTATATTCAAGACCAACGTGGTTTTTCCATCTCCGGGATCGCCTTGAATGATTGTCAGCTTTCCATACGGAATAAACGGATACCACAGCCATTCTATTTTCTGCGATTCTATTTCTGACATTCTGATTAATTTTAATTTTGTTTTCTGTTCTTCCACAAAGTCCTCCATTCTCAAAATCTTATTGATACTCTGGAAAGCCTCTGCTATACTTGCATTGTAGATACATTGATAGCAGAGAATATTCCGTTATCAAAAGTCCTGACAGTTGCCGCTGTTGGGACTTTTTCCATTGTTTTCTTCTGTTTCCTTCCATAGATATTTCGCTCCATCTAACATCCACAAAATAGCTTTGAGCATATCCAGACAATCGTTCTTCATTTGTTCAATCCCGTCCTCCGATAATGTGACTTCCTGCTGTTCAAACTGACTCACAACGTCTGCGATATTAGCCTGTATAAGCTGTAATTCCTCTACCAACCGATAAATCACTTCTTTTTTCCCGACTACGCACACTCTGTTGTAAATGCAGGAACGGACAAAATAATCTTTCTTTTGCATACCGCTGGCTATAATCTTCGCTTCAATTTCATCACGCTCTCTTGGGGATATACGAAAACTAATTGTTGGGTATTTGTGTACTCCGCTCATACTTACTCCTCTCCGTTGGCAATTTCCAACTTATCCGCCAGTTCCAACTGTTTATTGGGATATAAATGTGAATAGGTGCTTAATGTGGTTTCAATTTTCTCATGCCCTAATCGCTCTGCAATCGCCAGCGGCTGAAATCCCATCTCCACAAGCAATGATGCGTGAGAATGCCTTAGATCGTGCAATCTGATACGTTTAACACCTGTCTCCTTTATCCCTCTGACCATCTCATGTTCCATAAAGGATTTTGTAAAACGGAACATTCTTTCTTTTGCTGTAATCCCATAAAGCACGCTGCAATACTCTTTTAATTCTTCCACCAAAAACGGTGGAATTGTCACTTTCCGGTTACTTTTCGGTGTCTTAGGCGGTGTAGTCATATCCTTACCTTTGATGCGCTGATATGACTTATTAATCGTGATTGCCCGATTATGAAAGTCAACATCTTCATAGGTAAGAGCCAAAAGTTCCCCGATTCTCATTCCCGTCCAATACAAAAGTAAAAATGCCATTCTCGCTTCTGGCTTCTCATTCATGGATGGAAGAAATTCTTTAAATTCCTGTTTTGTCCAGAACTCCATTTCCTCTGCTTTACTCTTGCCAATACTGCCTGCCTTTCTGCACGGATTATCCCTCAAGTCATAATATCTGGTTGCATAATTAAAGAGTGCCGCTAATTGATTATTTATACTTTTTAGATAAGTGGCCGCATATCCCTTTTTAATCAATGCATTCTGCCATGCCCTGACATCAGAAGCCTTAATATCACACATCTTTTTATTTTTGAAATATGGTGTCACCTTCAAATCAAACACATATCTTTTGTTGATAATCGTACTTTCCCGTAAACGATGCTCCATATCTTTAAAATAAATCTCTACAAAATTCCCAAAGTTAATATCTAAATCCTTTTGCTGTTGCTGCCGGAAATCTCTTTCCCACGCCTCTGCTTCTCCTTTCGTCTTGAATCCTCGTTTGTTCTTCT is a window encoding:
- a CDS encoding MobA/MobL family protein, whose amino-acid sequence is MSKLTNLMGRINYISSHARQENLYAVYETTDRKFWRELAKCNQEEFIKSGTDGKCIESRELIIALPESFVDYNPSVLLEVFTNHFRRNYGVECISALHHNKRKTNYHIHLIFSERKLLEKPIEKVATRNMFYDETGRHVRTKKEILDGNGQIREGCKIIPKGEVYERKLFTIKDSRFKNDSFLDEVKKSYTELINIYVRDDKEKLKVFDRKSAYLPMKKIGKNNPKAEQMEADNLQRQKWNQTVDRALISGVPEQQIIEVRKVQIAGKVSQSIGWSGSRPELFAIIIEMAIRVLELLIMQIIDLSKKFVEKADAVSAKLEIVPSVKQAGRSKEVVKVSEEEIPAKPEKSVRAAEYPRLETIYVKLQQQNREISQKEQRLRNLEMELQECKGIFKGKRRKELQGEIKETREQLEPMKQRLADIVTSCGYQNVRAFLVEHEKSRAEYTWYRQAVSDWEQTYGEGRKEQPRSVRARLKQHEEQIKQRERNRSSVQRRDRGAR
- a CDS encoding complexin-2, whose protein sequence is MKQIQIPEELFILLMKYHLLDMEEVQPEIEKGLMDKMDSITMRLLYSKYKTAPTEEEKQKARQEYLDKRGVPESFRW
- a CDS encoding plasmid mobilization protein codes for the protein MSGVHKYPTISFRISPRERDEIEAKIIASGMQKKDYFVRSCIYNRVCVVGKKEVIYRLVEELQLIQANIADVVSQFEQQEVTLSEDGIEQMKNDCLDMLKAILWMLDGAKYLWKETEENNGKSPNSGNCQDF
- a CDS encoding AAA family ATPase, whose protein sequence is MEDFVEEQKTKLKLIRMSEIESQKIEWLWYPFIPYGKLTIIQGDPGDGKTTLVLNIAAKLSKGIGMDETMQILEPMNIIYQTAEDGLADTVKPRLEAAGADCEKIVVIDESEKSLSMVDERLEEAIIKTNARLLILDPIQAYLGGGMDMNRANEARDMTKKLGLLAEKYKCAIVLIGHMNKAAGTKAAYRGMGSIDFFAVARSVLLVGRVEGQANIRAVVQIKNNLAPFGHPKAFGLEEGGFCWLGDYEITADELLGGLAPRANKLEQAKQLLRELAETNNAMQSKEIFNLADEQGISKRTLENAKKELKIKAKKINNSWYWELDNIQPQ
- a CDS encoding TnpV protein; this translates as MKKHIVGENRISYRLGEDGVYYPELGLAEGTDYPLGKYGRMRRRYLQEYREVEYLRLLLNGGLNEHLYDVDVECEQRIEMLIKQMMERWGVTEQLKAENQMEWVGMMNNIKCSAVEIVLKEIVYR
- a CDS encoding site-specific integrase codes for the protein MSATRDGKMWRCQFYYEDWQGIRHKKNKRGFKTKGEAEAWERDFRQQQQKDLDINFGNFVEIYFKDMEHRLRESTIINKRYVFDLKVTPYFKNKKMCDIKASDVRAWQNALIKKGYAATYLKSINNQLAALFNYATRYYDLRDNPCRKAGSIGKSKAEEMEFWTKQEFKEFLPSMNEKPEARMAFLLLYWTGMRIGELLALTYEDVDFHNRAITINKSYQRIKGKDMTTPPKTPKSNRKVTIPPFLVEELKEYCSVLYGITAKERMFRFTKSFMEHEMVRGIKETGVKRIRLHDLRHSHASLLVEMGFQPLAIAERLGHEKIETTLSTYSHLYPNKQLELADKLEIANGEE